The following is a genomic window from Hymenobacter sp. APR13.
CCTGGATAAAGTCGGCGACGGAGGCGAAGCTGCTCAGCGTGCCGCGGTCGAGGTAGGCGAAGCGGGTACCGACGGTGAGGGCCTCGCGGCTGTCGTGCGTGACGAAGAGCGAGGTAATCTGGTGTTGCTCACTGACGCGCCGAAACAGCTCCTGCATGGCGGCGCGGGTCTGGGCATCGAGGTTGCCGAAGGGCTCATCGAGCAACAGCAGGCGCGGCCGGATGATGAGGGCCCGCCCAAACGACACGCGCTGCCGCTGCCCGCCCGACAGCTGGTGCGGTGCCTTACGGGCGTGCTCACTCAGCTCCAGCTCAGCCAGCAGGGCCGTTACCTGGGCGTTGATTTCGGCCTCTTTCACGTGGCGGATGCGCAGCCCGAACGCCACGTTCTCGAACACCGTGAGGTGTGGAAACAGCAGGGGCTCCTGGTAGAGGTACACCATCTGCCGCTCGTTGGGCGGCACCGGGCGCAGGTCGTGGCCGTGCAGGGTGAGCGTGCCGGTTTCGGGCGTTTCGAGGCCAGCCAGGATCTTGAGGAGCGTGGTTTTGCCACAGCCCGAGCGGCCCAGCACCGCCAGCACCTCGCCCTCGCGCAGCTCCAGGGAAATGTCGCGCAAGACGGGCTGGCCGTTGAACTGTTTGGATAGCTTAGAAACGCTGAGCATGGAGTTGGTAGTGGGAGAGGTTGGTGCGGAAAACCCGCCGCAAGCAGTCAGAGGAGATGTAGGGGGCGGGCTAAGCCGGACACTGATTGATCATACTGGTCGTCGTGAAGCAATCCAGGCACACGAATACGTGGATCACGCAACAATCCATCAGGTCGTACGCATCCCCGATGGAATCCACCTGCGCGTAAAATGTCATGGTGTCCGAGCACTCCGGGCAAGTCGGATACACCACCTCACCTGCCGAATCAGGCTTACCTCCCAGCTTGTGTCTGGTCCCCGCAACGTCGTTCCACTGGTAGCCAACCGCTTGTTTCGCTGCCTCAGACTCGGGCTGCGGCACCATCTTTATTTCCGGTATTTCCTCCATTTTTTCACTGTAATCTGAGAGTTGAAAGCAGGTTGATTCAGTGCGGAGAAGTTGCCGCGCAATGGCTAATCGTGCTTTGCTGATGGTTGAAACCTGCCTTCCGGCCTTAAGCTACGGCTTCCGGAGCAGGGCAGATTTGTTGGCCAGCAGCAGCAGGGCCGGCGGCAGCAGCAGCAGCAGCGAGGCCACGGCCGCCAGCGGGGCGTTGGCCTCGCCCACGTAGGTGAACACCTGCACCGTGAGCGTACGCACTTTGCCCACGCTCAGCAGGTTGGTCAGGCCGAAGTCAAACCAGCTCAGCAGAAACGTCTGGACCAGGGTGGTGCGCAGCAGCGGCCAGGCCAGCGGCAGCAGCACCAGCCGCAACGCCTGCCGGGGCGTGCAGCCCAGGGTGCGGGCCAGCTGCTCGTACTCGGTGGCCTGGCGGGTCCAGAAGCTGCCTAGCAGCAACGTGGCAAACGGCAGCGCCACCAGCAGCAGCCCCAGCAGCACGCCGCCCACCGAGCCCGAAAGGTGCATCCGGATGATAAACGGCTGCACCAGCACCGCCAGCAGCACCGGCGGCAGGGCGTAGGGCAGGTAGCTGAGCAGCAGCCAGCGTTGCCCGCCGCCAGTGCGGGCCACAGCACGCGCCACCCCGAAGCCCCCGGCCGTAGCTACCACCGCCACCGAGCCCGCCAGCAGCAGACTGCGGCCCAGGCCGGCCAGCAGGTCGTTGTCGGCGGAGAGCAGGCTACGTATAGCAGCCAGCGAGTAGGCGGGCGGCAGCGCGTCGGGAAACCGCCAGCCTTCTCCTACGGCCAGCAGCCCCAGCAGCCCAAACGGCAGCAGGAACAGGGCGGCAAGCAGGAAAACGAGCAGTCTGGAGCGCATTTTTTTATTTGGTGATGAGGTGATGAGGTGATGAAGGGAGCGTGCTAGCTGGTTAGCTGTGTCAGTTTTTTTCGGCCTGGGTTACCCGCAGCACCCGGAGCAGCAGGGCAATCAGCAACAGCAGGCCCACCGCCACCAGGAAGCCTGCCAGGTAGGCGGCGGGCAGCTCGCTCAGGTCGAAGCGTTGGAGGCGGGTGGCGATGTATACGCTCAGCATTTGGGGGTAGGGGCGGCCCAGCAGCAGCGGGATGTCGTAGGCGCCAAGCGTGGCAATGATGCTGAGCAGCAGCGTGGGCGCCGCCCGGCGCAGCAGTACCGGCACCGCCACCCGCCACCGGAACTGCCCGGGCCTAGCGCCCAGCGTCAGGGTGAGCTGGCGGTAGTCGTCGAGGCGACTTTCGTGGTAGATTGTTTGGAGCAGCAGCGTCAGGAACGGGAACAGCAGCAGCACGTGGGCCAGAATGATGCCCAGGCCAGCGGCGTCCTGCACCAGCTCCGGAAACGCCTCGGGGCTGCCGGTCAGGCCCAGCCGGAAGCTAATCCGGGAAAGCCAGCCGGCCCCGCTTAGCAGCTGAAACAGGTAAAACGCCACCACCAGCGCCGGCATGATCAGGGGCACGTAGAGCAGGCCCGGCAGCGGCCACCGCCGCAGCGCGGGTTGCGCGTGCAGCACCAGCCCTAGCGCCAGCGCCACCGAAACGCCCACCGCCGCCGTGGCAATCCACAGGCTATAGAGCGCCGCGTAGAGCAGGCCGGTATCGTGAAGGAGGGCCTGCCAGTGCTGGCCGGTGAAGCCCGTAGCCAGCGGCCCCACCACGCCCACGCTGCCCAGGGCCGCGTAGCCGAGCCCGGCCAGCGGCAGGCCGGCCACCAGCAGGGCATACAGCAGCAGGATCCAGGAACGGTTAGCGGGTTTCAAAAAAGAGGAGAGTTTCAGATTTAAGAGAGGGTCATTCCGAGC
Proteins encoded in this region:
- a CDS encoding ABC transporter permease, which produces MRSRLLVFLLAALFLLPFGLLGLLAVGEGWRFPDALPPAYSLAAIRSLLSADNDLLAGLGRSLLLAGSVAVVATAGGFGVARAVARTGGGQRWLLLSYLPYALPPVLLAVLVQPFIIRMHLSGSVGGVLLGLLLVALPFATLLLGSFWTRQATEYEQLARTLGCTPRQALRLVLLPLAWPLLRTTLVQTFLLSWFDFGLTNLLSVGKVRTLTVQVFTYVGEANAPLAAVASLLLLLPPALLLLANKSALLRKP
- a CDS encoding ABC transporter ATP-binding protein, which encodes MLSVSKLSKQFNGQPVLRDISLELREGEVLAVLGRSGCGKTTLLKILAGLETPETGTLTLHGHDLRPVPPNERQMVYLYQEPLLFPHLTVFENVAFGLRIRHVKEAEINAQVTALLAELELSEHARKAPHQLSGGQRQRVSFGRALIIRPRLLLLDEPFGNLDAQTRAAMQELFRRVSEQHQITSLFVTHDSREALTVGTRFAYLDRGTLSSFASVADFIQDPRTNIAAELSFWDTIQRTAFSA
- a CDS encoding ABC transporter permease subunit, translated to MKPANRSWILLLYALLVAGLPLAGLGYAALGSVGVVGPLATGFTGQHWQALLHDTGLLYAALYSLWIATAAVGVSVALALGLVLHAQPALRRWPLPGLLYVPLIMPALVVAFYLFQLLSGAGWLSRISFRLGLTGSPEAFPELVQDAAGLGIILAHVLLLFPFLTLLLQTIYHESRLDDYRQLTLTLGARPGQFRWRVAVPVLLRRAAPTLLLSIIATLGAYDIPLLLGRPYPQMLSVYIATRLQRFDLSELPAAYLAGFLVAVGLLLLIALLLRVLRVTQAEKN